In bacterium, one DNA window encodes the following:
- a CDS encoding thiamine phosphate synthase: MPEKLPHPLVAVADLSLFGGETAGLVEAAVRGGVRWALLRAKDIPREELLKCASTLRERCPGLFISIHGDAEVRSSLELPGLHLPSGRMRSFRACEGGKILLGVSCHSLEEALGAVEDGADYGFLSPLFEPSSKRGFLEPLGVEGFREIVVRSSLPLYALGGITADNMEEAFFAGAAGVAVCGALFNSANVEEAAKKLVGSAEKVFI, encoded by the coding sequence ATGCCTGAAAAACTTCCCCATCCTCTGGTCGCGGTAGCCGATCTCTCCCTCTTCGGGGGCGAGACGGCGGGACTGGTGGAGGCGGCGGTGCGCGGAGGAGTACGCTGGGCGCTGCTGCGGGCTAAGGATATTCCTCGCGAAGAGCTTTTGAAGTGCGCAAGCACCCTTCGGGAAAGGTGCCCCGGCCTCTTTATCTCCATTCACGGCGACGCCGAAGTCCGCTCCTCGCTTGAGCTTCCCGGCCTTCACCTCCCTTCGGGGAGAATGAGGAGCTTTCGGGCGTGCGAGGGCGGGAAGATTCTCCTCGGCGTCTCCTGTCACAGCCTTGAGGAGGCCTTGGGCGCGGTGGAGGATGGCGCGGACTACGGGTTTTTGAGCCCTCTCTTCGAGCCTTCCTCAAAGAGGGGCTTTCTCGAACCGCTCGGCGTCGAAGGATTCAGGGAGATAGTGGTGCGCTCCTCTCTTCCTCTATACGCCCTCGGCGGAATCACCGCGGACAACATGGAGGAAGCGTTTTTCGCGGGAGCTGCCGGAGTGGCTGTCTGCGGGGCGCTCTTTAACTCCGCAAACGTTGAGGAAGCGGCGAAAAAACTGGTCGGCTCAGCCGAAAAGGTCTTCATATGA
- the nagZ gene encoding beta-N-acetylhexosaminidase produces MAGFRAGRLLCLGFEGTSLPEGLVKFAREQGLGGVILFRKNCPDAKAVAALTAEVRERLIDPEDGWIPLVAVDQEGGRVERIKEGVPRVPPAKELSRLGDREIEAIAFAQSKALKSLGIDLNLSPVCDILHPGESGAIGDRSFGENPRKTASAAAAFYRGMRRGGVAGCAKHFPGHGASPVDTHLGPGTVNLPLETLDEDMEPFRALIYREIEAVMACHLAYPKADPLPATLSPFWLKGTLRDGLGFRGAVISDDFEMGGLRKLGPLERLAPESVNAGCDLLIFGGMLGEKTDPETIAKALSENVSPARFGEAVERIWKIRPSPIL; encoded by the coding sequence ATGGCAGGATTTCGCGCCGGAAGGCTGCTCTGCCTCGGCTTCGAGGGAACCTCCCTTCCCGAAGGGCTCGTAAAATTCGCCCGCGAACAGGGTCTGGGAGGGGTGATACTCTTCAGGAAAAACTGCCCCGACGCGAAGGCCGTAGCGGCGCTGACCGCCGAGGTGCGCGAGCGCCTTATAGACCCGGAGGACGGCTGGATTCCCCTCGTGGCGGTCGATCAGGAGGGCGGGCGCGTCGAGCGCATCAAAGAAGGCGTCCCCCGCGTCCCTCCGGCGAAGGAACTTTCACGCCTCGGCGACCGGGAAATTGAGGCGATCGCCTTTGCGCAGTCGAAGGCGCTGAAAAGCCTCGGAATAGACCTCAATCTCTCGCCGGTGTGCGACATCCTTCACCCCGGCGAGAGCGGGGCGATTGGCGACCGCTCCTTCGGCGAAAACCCGCGCAAGACCGCTTCGGCGGCCGCCGCCTTTTACAGGGGGATGCGAAGGGGAGGGGTCGCCGGGTGCGCCAAGCACTTTCCCGGCCACGGCGCGTCTCCGGTGGATACCCACCTCGGGCCGGGAACGGTGAACCTGCCGCTCGAAACCCTCGACGAAGATATGGAGCCCTTCCGGGCGCTGATTTACCGGGAGATCGAGGCGGTCATGGCCTGCCACCTCGCTTACCCGAAGGCCGACCCGCTTCCCGCCACCCTCTCCCCCTTCTGGTTGAAGGGAACTCTCAGGGACGGCCTGGGATTTCGCGGCGCGGTCATCTCCGACGACTTCGAGATGGGAGGGCTCAGAAAGCTCGGCCCCCTTGAGCGCCTCGCGCCAGAGTCGGTGAACGCGGGGTGCGACCTCCTCATCTTCGGCGGAATGCTGGGTGAGAAAACAGACCCGGAAACCATAGCTAAAGCCCTCTCGGAGAACGTTTCCCCGGCGCGATTCGGCGAGGCTGTCGAAAGAATATGGAAAATACGCCCCTCCCCGATACTCTGA
- a CDS encoding LD-carboxypeptidase, giving the protein MKVKYPPPLKRGDKVALAAPAGPVDKARFDWAVEALSERGLVVSASEEMLSKDRYLAGNDGRRLGELQTALSDPEIKAVFLARGGYGTQRIIPSLDLPADAIPKPVAGFSDNTALLGALSEIYGWAVVHGPHPRKGGEEELDELLGCLGFFGEPRLPVFTGLKALNGGADVEGPLCGGCLSLISTSVSTPYAIRAGGKIVFIEEVCEAVYRIDRMLHHLLHSGFFEGAKGVVFGTPETFIPEGGSIEDLYSLLGEFAGKAGIPVLTGLPCGHVGTNRPLPFGPRAHLSPARGELAFLEPAVR; this is encoded by the coding sequence ACTGGGCCGTAGAGGCGCTTTCGGAGAGAGGGCTTGTCGTTTCGGCGAGTGAAGAGATGCTGTCGAAGGACCGCTATCTCGCCGGAAACGACGGACGGAGGCTGGGCGAACTCCAGACCGCCCTTTCGGACCCCGAGATAAAGGCGGTATTTCTCGCGAGGGGAGGGTACGGAACACAGCGGATAATCCCCTCTCTCGACCTCCCGGCCGATGCCATTCCCAAGCCGGTGGCCGGCTTCAGCGACAACACCGCGCTCCTCGGCGCGCTCTCGGAAATATACGGCTGGGCGGTCGTCCACGGCCCCCACCCGAGGAAGGGAGGCGAGGAGGAACTCGACGAGCTTCTCGGCTGCCTCGGCTTTTTCGGGGAGCCGCGCTTGCCGGTATTCACAGGATTAAAAGCCCTGAACGGCGGGGCAGACGTTGAGGGGCCGCTCTGCGGAGGGTGCCTTTCACTTATCTCCACCTCCGTCTCTACCCCCTACGCCATTCGCGCCGGTGGAAAGATAGTCTTCATCGAAGAGGTCTGCGAGGCGGTCTACCGCATCGACAGGATGCTCCACCACCTCCTTCACTCCGGCTTTTTCGAGGGAGCGAAGGGCGTCGTCTTCGGGACGCCCGAGACCTTTATCCCCGAGGGAGGGTCAATAGAAGACCTTTACTCCCTGCTCGGCGAATTCGCGGGCAAGGCCGGAATTCCGGTCCTCACGGGGCTGCCCTGCGGCCACGTCGGGACGAACCGCCCGCTGCCTTTCGGCCCTCGTGCGCACCTCTCCCCGGCCAGGGGCGAGCTTGCCTTTCTGGAGCCGGCGGTTCGCTGA
- a CDS encoding CooT family nickel-binding protein — protein MCESNAYFKKGNDEELIMGEVCRIDPISGGFKLVGLLGDEMTIKARLEEINLMKHKIIFVQDA, from the coding sequence ATGTGCGAATCCAACGCTTACTTCAAAAAAGGCAACGACGAAGAGCTCATCATGGGCGAGGTCTGCCGCATCGATCCCATATCCGGCGGCTTCAAGCTTGTCGGCCTTCTGGGCGACGAGATGACGATAAAGGCGCGCCTCGAAGAGATAAATCTCATGAAGCACAAGATCATCTTCGTACAGGATGCCTGA